Genomic window (Streptomyces sp. RerS4):
AAGGTCGTCAGCATGACGACGCGGACGGCGGACAGTTCCGGGTCGGCGGTGATCATGCGGGTGGCGGCGAGTCCGTCGGTGCCGGGCATGCGGATGTCCATCAGGACGACGTCGGCCCGCCGGTCACGGGCCAGGGCGTAGGCCTGGGCTCCGTCGGAGGCCTCGCCGATGACCCGCATGTCGGGCTCCGAGTCGACGAGCACCTTGAACGCGGAGCGCAGCAGCGCCTGGTCGTCGGCGAGCAGGACTCGGATCGGGCTTACGGCGTGGGCGTCGGCAGGCTCGGTCATGTGCCCAGAGTAGGGGCGTGGACGAACCGGTCCCCCGGTGGACCGTGCCCCGGCCGGCCATTGCGAAGATCGTTTCCGTGGGGGTCGTACGGGCCTCCGGACAGGGGAAGGCAACGATGGCCGCACACATCGGCCGCTTCACGGACGACGCTGCGCGGGCACGCGTCCTGGCCGCCTACGACCGGGCCATGGCGTACTGGCCCGAGCCGCGCGAGGAGCTGGACGTCCCCACCGGTTTCGGCAGGACCCGGGTCCACACCTACGGTGCGGGTGACCGGACACCGGTGGTGCTCCTGCACGGGCAGAGCGCGACGCCTGCCGAATGGGCTCCGCACATCGTCGCGTTGGCCGGGCAGGGCCGCCGCGTACTGGCCGTCGACCGCGTGGGCGACCCGGGATACAGCACGCAGGTCCGCCGGATCGGCGACGCCGACGACACGGCCGCCTGGCTGGAGGAGACCCTCACCGGGCTGGGCCTGGAGCAGGTCCACCTGATCGGGCACTCGTACGGTGGCGGCGTCGCGCTGCGGCACGCCGCGCGCAAGCCGGAGCGCGTGGCCTCCGTGACGGTGTACGACCCGCCCCGGGCCCTGGCCCCGCTCAGGCCGGGCTTCCTACTGGGC
Coding sequences:
- a CDS encoding alpha/beta fold hydrolase, which translates into the protein MAAHIGRFTDDAARARVLAAYDRAMAYWPEPREELDVPTGFGRTRVHTYGAGDRTPVVLLHGQSATPAEWAPHIVALAGQGRRVLAVDRVGDPGYSTQVRRIGDADDTAAWLEETLTGLGLEQVHLIGHSYGGGVALRHAARKPERVASVTVYDPPRALAPLRPGFLLGSVAAFMSGSESLQRRWFAGLIGETGAPAEEAEAQLRLSLEAIRGFRVGLPQPQRMSDEELRSVAAPALVLLGGADRVMDSLRAEARARRLIPNVRTEVVPGAGHGIPVSTFNTRVPEFLHDTEESRRSG